A stretch of Halococcus sediminicola DNA encodes these proteins:
- a CDS encoding DEAD/DEAH box helicase gives MAVTNANDTEETAITAAEFRAALEELAMPVATASAVARTLDCTQTEASDALDSLVASGKLERMDVSDDPVIWYPCEFADFVDPEHIIPFPERRELVVEHPEQFTRAQLTQFAHLVDSSDEAYIYEIREEDVWWAPYDHIDGLVGTMRDVLGESVPELEEWVERQWTRARKFALTTHSDGYTVLEAESPELMGNVARQKLDSDQLHGPISDTESWVVEGNEGDIKRTLYEAGYPVQDQRELEGGAELDIDLGVDLREYQEDWLDRFLDTGAGVLVGPPGSGKTIAAIGAMAEVGGETLILAPGRELAGQWHEQLLTHTSLAPDQIGEYHGGEKSIRPVTIATYRTAGMDRHRKLFDERRWGLIVYDEVHHVPATIYRRSADLQAKHRLGLSATPIREDDKEGEIFTLIGPPIGTDWAKLFEAGFVAEPEIELRYVPWRSEEDRTEYASVEGHERRQVAGTNPAKLDAVRSLLADHEGAKALIFVEWLAQGKKYAETLGIPFISGETRYAERERLFDEFRRGARDRLIVSRVGDEGIDLPSAEVAIVASGLGGSRRQGSQRAGRTMRPTGNSQVYVLATRGTREEEFARNQLRHLAGKGVRLHETETG, from the coding sequence ATAGCAGTGACGAACGCGAACGACACCGAAGAGACCGCCATCACCGCAGCCGAGTTCCGGGCGGCGCTCGAAGAGCTAGCAATGCCCGTGGCGACGGCGAGCGCGGTGGCGCGCACCCTCGATTGCACCCAGACCGAAGCGAGCGACGCGCTCGATTCGCTGGTCGCATCGGGGAAACTCGAACGGATGGACGTGAGCGACGACCCCGTGATATGGTATCCCTGCGAGTTCGCCGACTTCGTCGATCCCGAGCATATCATTCCATTTCCCGAACGCCGCGAACTCGTCGTCGAACATCCCGAGCAGTTCACGCGCGCCCAACTCACGCAGTTCGCCCACCTCGTCGATTCGTCCGACGAGGCCTACATCTACGAGATACGTGAGGAGGACGTCTGGTGGGCTCCCTACGACCACATCGACGGACTCGTCGGGACGATGCGTGACGTGTTGGGCGAGTCCGTGCCGGAGTTGGAGGAGTGGGTGGAACGCCAGTGGACGCGCGCCCGGAAGTTCGCGCTGACCACCCACTCCGATGGGTACACGGTGCTGGAAGCCGAAAGCCCCGAACTCATGGGCAACGTCGCCCGCCAGAAACTCGATTCGGACCAGCTCCACGGACCGATTTCGGATACCGAGAGCTGGGTGGTCGAGGGGAACGAAGGCGACATCAAGCGCACGCTCTACGAGGCGGGCTACCCGGTTCAGGACCAGCGCGAACTCGAAGGCGGCGCGGAGCTCGACATCGACCTCGGCGTCGATCTGCGCGAGTACCAGGAAGACTGGCTCGATCGCTTCCTCGACACCGGTGCGGGCGTGCTCGTCGGGCCGCCGGGCAGCGGCAAGACGATCGCCGCCATCGGCGCGATGGCCGAGGTCGGCGGCGAGACGCTGATCCTCGCGCCGGGGCGCGAGCTCGCCGGCCAGTGGCACGAACAGCTGCTCACTCACACCTCGCTCGCTCCCGACCAGATCGGCGAGTACCACGGCGGCGAGAAATCGATCCGTCCGGTGACCATCGCCACCTATCGAACGGCGGGCATGGACCGCCACCGCAAGCTGTTCGACGAGCGTCGCTGGGGGCTCATCGTCTACGACGAGGTGCATCACGTGCCGGCGACCATCTACCGCCGCAGCGCCGACCTCCAAGCCAAACACCGCCTCGGGCTGTCGGCAACGCCCATCCGCGAGGACGACAAGGAGGGTGAGATCTTCACGCTCATCGGCCCACCCATCGGCACTGACTGGGCAAAATTATTTGAAGCGGGCTTCGTCGCCGAGCCCGAAATCGAACTCCGCTATGTCCCGTGGCGCTCGGAGGAAGACCGTACCGAGTACGCGAGCGTCGAGGGCCACGAGCGCCGGCAGGTCGCCGGCACGAACCCCGCGAAACTCGACGCCGTGCGCTCGCTGCTCGCCGACCACGAGGGGGCAAAGGCACTGATCTTCGTCGAGTGGCTCGCTCAGGGCAAGAAGTACGCGGAGACGCTCGGGATTCCGTTCATCAGCGGCGAGACGCGCTACGCCGAGCGCGAGCGGCTGTTCGACGAGTTCCGGCGCGGGGCACGGGATCGGCTCATCGTCTCGCGGGTCGGGGACGAGGGCATCGACCTACCGAGCGCGGAGGTCGCCATCGTCGCCTCCGGTCTCGGTGGCTCGCGCCGGCAGGGCTCCCAGCGCGCCGGGCGGACGATGCGCCCGACCGGCAACTCACAGGTCTACGTGCTCGCCACGCGGGGCACCCGCGAGGAGGAGTTCGCCAGAAACCAACTGCGCCACCTCGCCGGCAAGGGCGTTCGCCTGCACGAGACCGAGACGGGCTGA
- a CDS encoding aminotransferase class V-fold PLP-dependent enzyme has product MDPLDLREEIPVLDDVTYLNTGAASPAPTSVVEAATDEIERQQYVAPAGEGAYPALFGTFEDTRERVAGFLDAKTDEIALTQSTADGISRVAAALPWDEGDVVVRTDCEHSAGILPWKRLRDRYGIEIRVLETDAGRIDRDEAIEVLAGADLLCLSSITWNYGTRLPIADLTDIAHDAGARVLVDAVQSPGQVDVDVGEWGADFAVGAGHKWLCGPWGAGFLYVADEATAALDPDRVGYRSVTDPNADEYEFAAGAKRLEIGTTSPAPYAGLQAAIDCIESIGTDTIEGRIERLTDRLKAGLDDDRLLSPREYESGLVTVAADNPEATVSRLAEEDIVIRSLPSPAAVRVSVHAFNTAEDVDALCEAL; this is encoded by the coding sequence ATGGACCCGCTCGACCTCCGGGAGGAGATTCCGGTGCTCGACGACGTGACCTACTTGAACACGGGCGCTGCAAGCCCCGCACCGACGAGCGTCGTCGAGGCCGCGACCGACGAAATCGAGCGCCAGCAGTACGTCGCCCCCGCGGGCGAGGGAGCCTATCCCGCCCTGTTCGGGACCTTCGAGGACACCCGCGAACGGGTCGCCGGATTTCTCGATGCCAAAACGGACGAGATCGCGCTGACACAGAGCACCGCCGACGGCATCAGCCGTGTCGCAGCGGCGCTCCCGTGGGATGAGGGTGACGTAGTTGTGCGCACCGACTGCGAGCACTCGGCTGGCATCCTTCCCTGGAAGCGACTGCGCGACCGCTACGGCATCGAGATCCGAGTCCTCGAAACCGACGCGGGACGCATCGACCGCGACGAGGCAATCGAGGTGCTCGCGGGAGCCGACCTGCTCTGTCTGAGTTCCATTACGTGGAACTACGGAACTCGATTGCCCATCGCCGACCTCACCGACATCGCCCACGACGCTGGCGCGCGCGTGCTCGTCGATGCCGTCCAGTCGCCGGGACAGGTCGACGTCGACGTCGGTGAGTGGGGTGCCGACTTCGCCGTCGGCGCGGGCCACAAATGGCTCTGCGGGCCGTGGGGCGCTGGCTTCCTCTACGTCGCCGACGAGGCGACCGCCGCGCTCGACCCCGACCGGGTGGGCTATCGAAGCGTCACGGACCCGAACGCCGACGAGTACGAGTTCGCGGCGGGCGCGAAACGCCTCGAAATCGGCACGACCTCGCCCGCACCGTATGCGGGGCTACAGGCAGCCATCGACTGTATCGAATCTATCGGGACCGACACCATCGAGGGACGCATCGAGCGACTCACCGACCGGCTCAAGGCGGGTCTCGACGACGACCGACTGCTGAGTCCCCGAGAATACGAATCCGGGCTGGTGACGGTTGCGGCCGACAATCCTGAAGCCACCGTCTCGCGCCTCGCCGAGGAGGATATCGTGATTCGGTCGCTGCCGTCGCCGGCGGCCGTCCGGGTTTCGGTCCACGCGTTCAACACCGCCGAGGACGTCGACGCGCTCTGCGAGGCGCTGTGA
- a CDS encoding creatininase family protein — MYLADRTWPELDDIDERSLAVVPVGSTEQHGPHLPLATDHLIAESLAREATDRADVLCTPTVHVGVSPHHRQFNGTMWVDPPAFRDYMASLARNLTYHGIDRIVFVNAHGGNIVHLREVGRRLRDAGDAYAIEWMWNDSIPDLVDDLFETNGPHGGPKETAMIQHIAPDLVREDKLETARDGGLLDFEADGMTVHGSRTFYDSIDNTENGVLGDQTDATAEKGEQLFEAATDQLVQLLDWLGDQPRDALMAKPHV; from the coding sequence ATGTACCTCGCGGACCGGACGTGGCCGGAACTCGACGACATCGACGAGCGGTCGCTCGCGGTCGTGCCCGTGGGTTCAACCGAACAGCACGGCCCACACCTCCCGCTGGCGACCGACCACCTCATCGCCGAATCGCTCGCCCGCGAGGCCACCGACCGGGCCGACGTGCTCTGCACACCGACGGTACACGTCGGCGTCAGTCCCCATCACCGCCAGTTCAACGGGACGATGTGGGTCGACCCGCCGGCCTTCCGTGACTACATGGCAAGCCTCGCACGCAACCTCACGTATCACGGTATCGACAGAATCGTCTTCGTCAACGCCCACGGCGGCAACATCGTCCACCTCCGGGAAGTGGGCCGCCGCCTGCGCGACGCGGGCGACGCCTACGCCATCGAGTGGATGTGGAACGATTCGATTCCCGATCTCGTCGACGACCTCTTCGAGACGAACGGTCCCCACGGCGGGCCGAAGGAGACGGCCATGATCCAGCACATCGCGCCCGACCTCGTCCGCGAGGATAAATTGGAGACTGCCCGCGACGGCGGATTGCTCGACTTCGAGGCGGACGGAATGACGGTTCATGGCTCACGGACGTTCTACGACTCCATCGACAACACCGAGAACGGAGTCCTCGGCGACCAGACCGACGCCACCGCCGAAAAGGGCGAGCAACTGTTCGAGGCTGCGACAGACCAGTTGGTTCAGTTGCTCGATTGGCTCGGCGACCAACCGCGCGACGCGCTGATGGCGAAGCCACACGTCTGA
- a CDS encoding thiolase family protein: MRDAFIVDAVRTPFGKRSGQFRDTHPQDLAAAPLTALEERIGFDPEIVEDVIYGCVTPVDEQGMNIARLAPMVAGWGDGVPGVQLNRMCGSGQQAINFAAAQVQSGSQDVVVAGGVEHMSRVPMGSDGNSLTETYFDHFDELTTQGEGAERIAEQYDMTREEVDQLGVDSQRRWGEAWDDGRYDSQIAPVETELDGESVTVERDGHPRPDTDRETLGELPLSFREEGNGVLHAGNSSGIVDGAGALVVASGEAVEAHGWKPMARIVAREVVGVDPITMLTGPIPATERVLDEADMTVGDIDLFEVNEAFAPVVLAWLDETGADWARTNVNGGAIAHGHPLGATGAALVTKLAHELQRTGQEYALSTMCIGFGQGIATIIERV; the protein is encoded by the coding sequence ATGCGAGACGCGTTCATCGTCGATGCGGTGCGAACACCGTTCGGCAAACGCAGCGGTCAGTTCCGCGACACCCACCCACAGGACCTCGCGGCCGCACCCCTGACGGCGCTCGAAGAGCGGATCGGCTTCGACCCGGAAATCGTCGAGGACGTGATCTACGGCTGTGTGACGCCGGTCGACGAGCAGGGGATGAACATCGCGCGGCTCGCACCGATGGTCGCCGGTTGGGGCGACGGCGTGCCCGGCGTGCAGCTGAATCGGATGTGTGGCTCGGGCCAACAGGCAATCAATTTCGCCGCCGCACAGGTCCAATCGGGGAGTCAAGACGTCGTGGTCGCCGGCGGCGTCGAGCACATGTCGCGGGTGCCGATGGGGTCGGACGGGAACAGTCTCACCGAAACCTACTTCGACCACTTCGACGAACTCACCACGCAGGGCGAGGGAGCCGAGCGCATCGCCGAGCAGTACGACATGACCCGCGAGGAAGTCGACCAATTGGGAGTGGACTCCCAGCGGCGCTGGGGCGAGGCGTGGGACGACGGCCGCTACGACTCACAAATTGCGCCTGTGGAAACCGAACTCGACGGCGAATCCGTCACTGTCGAACGCGACGGCCACCCGCGACCGGACACCGACCGCGAGACGCTCGGCGAACTTCCTCTCTCCTTCCGCGAGGAGGGCAACGGCGTCCTCCACGCGGGCAACTCGTCGGGTATCGTCGACGGTGCGGGCGCGCTCGTCGTCGCCAGCGGGGAAGCGGTCGAGGCACATGGATGGAAGCCGATGGCGCGCATCGTCGCACGGGAGGTAGTCGGTGTCGACCCCATCACGATGCTCACGGGTCCTATCCCCGCCACCGAGAGAGTGCTCGACGAGGCTGATATGACTGTTGGGGACATCGACCTGTTCGAGGTGAACGAGGCGTTCGCGCCGGTCGTGCTCGCGTGGCTCGACGAGACGGGAGCCGACTGGGCGCGGACGAACGTCAACGGCGGCGCAATCGCCCACGGCCATCCCCTCGGCGCGACCGGCGCGGCGCTCGTGACGAAACTCGCCCACGAACTACAGCGCACGGGACAGGAGTACGCGCTCTCGACGATGTGCATCGGGTTCGGACAGGGCATCGCCACGATCATCGAGCGCGTGTAG
- a CDS encoding DUF5788 family protein, whose translation MKPYERKQLLARLDREGATVGATIPDEITVQGERLALAEFVFETRSRGSVPADERETVEQAKRNLRRERLARRQRIEEGDITRERGEELVESIIGIERALHALGDLGTADIEREATAKEAADQKRWMNFLQQALGRDESRARR comes from the coding sequence ATGAAACCGTACGAGCGAAAACAGCTCCTCGCGCGCCTCGACCGCGAGGGCGCGACCGTCGGGGCGACGATTCCCGACGAAATCACCGTCCAGGGCGAGCGACTCGCGCTCGCCGAGTTCGTCTTCGAGACGCGGTCGCGCGGGTCAGTGCCGGCCGACGAGCGCGAGACCGTCGAGCAGGCCAAGCGAAACCTCCGGCGCGAGCGCCTCGCGCGCCGACAGCGCATCGAGGAGGGTGACATTACGCGCGAGCGCGGCGAGGAACTCGTCGAGAGCATCATCGGCATCGAGCGCGCGCTGCACGCACTCGGCGACCTCGGGACCGCCGACATCGAGCGCGAGGCGACGGCGAAAGAGGCCGCCGACCAAAAGCGCTGGATGAACTTCCTGCAACAGGCGCTCGGACGGGACGAATCGAGGGCACGCCGATGA
- the polX gene encoding DNA polymerase/3'-5' exonuclease PolX — protein MSTNDTVADRFEEFADRLEATGVEYKPQSYRRAAENVRAHPESVESLVADGQAAVEEIEGVGEALAEKIVEFVETGDIEELDELRAELPVEMAELTRVEGVGPKTVGTLYEELGVEDLDDLETAAREERIQEVEGFGAKTEENILSGIDFARQAGERALLGDARPLGEELKNYVAGPGAVANCELAGSLRRWRETIGDVDVLVASDEPETVVERFTDWERTDEIIEAGTGKASIRSKGVRVDLRVVVPEEFGSALQYFTGSRDHNIGFRNRAIEQELKVNEYGVFDVSDVGDIEAGQRVGERVAGNTEEGMYDAVGLPWIPPELREDGGELAAAAAGELPDLLTEGDVRGDLHVHSEWSDGDYTITEMVAGAAEFGHEYVAITDHASGPGIVADTGLSDDDLESQRAAIEEAAENADIDVFAGVEANIDADGGVSVGDGVLEALDIVVASPHSALDGDGTERVVSAIEHPHVDIIGHPTGRYLNQRSGLDLDFERVAAAAAEHDVALEVNANPQRLDLSGGAVRTAIEAGATVVIDTDAHRPANYDLLGYGVHTARRGWVEADNVLNTHDYGRVREFLDG, from the coding sequence ATGAGTACGAACGACACCGTCGCCGACCGCTTCGAGGAGTTCGCCGACCGCCTCGAAGCCACAGGTGTCGAATACAAACCACAGTCCTACCGTCGGGCGGCCGAGAACGTCCGCGCCCATCCCGAATCCGTCGAATCGCTGGTCGCCGATGGGCAGGCGGCCGTCGAGGAAATCGAGGGCGTCGGCGAGGCACTCGCCGAGAAAATCGTCGAGTTCGTCGAGACGGGCGACATCGAGGAACTGGATGAGCTACGCGCCGAACTACCTGTTGAGATGGCCGAACTCACGCGGGTCGAGGGCGTCGGACCCAAAACCGTGGGGACGCTCTACGAAGAACTCGGCGTCGAGGACCTGGACGACCTCGAAACGGCCGCGCGCGAGGAGCGCATTCAGGAGGTCGAGGGCTTCGGCGCGAAGACCGAGGAGAACATCCTGTCGGGTATCGACTTCGCCCGGCAGGCCGGCGAGCGCGCGCTGCTCGGCGACGCACGGCCGCTCGGCGAGGAACTGAAGAACTACGTCGCGGGGCCGGGGGCGGTCGCCAACTGCGAACTCGCGGGGTCGCTGCGGCGCTGGCGCGAGACCATCGGCGACGTCGACGTGCTGGTTGCGAGCGACGAGCCCGAAACCGTCGTCGAGCGATTCACCGACTGGGAGCGAACTGACGAAATCATCGAGGCCGGCACGGGCAAGGCCAGCATCCGCTCGAAAGGAGTACGGGTCGATCTGCGAGTGGTGGTTCCCGAGGAGTTCGGCAGTGCGCTCCAGTATTTCACCGGGAGCCGCGATCACAACATCGGCTTTCGCAATCGCGCCATCGAACAGGAGTTGAAAGTCAACGAGTACGGCGTCTTCGATGTGTCGGATGTCGGGGACATCGAGGCGGGCCAGCGCGTCGGCGAACGCGTCGCGGGCAATACGGAGGAGGGCATGTACGATGCCGTGGGACTACCGTGGATTCCACCCGAACTCCGCGAGGACGGTGGCGAACTCGCCGCCGCGGCCGCCGGCGAACTGCCCGACCTGCTCACCGAGGGGGACGTTCGCGGCGACCTCCACGTCCACTCCGAGTGGTCCGACGGTGACTACACGATCACGGAGATGGTCGCAGGCGCGGCCGAATTCGGCCACGAGTACGTCGCCATCACCGACCACGCGAGCGGGCCGGGAATCGTCGCCGACACGGGTCTCTCGGACGACGACCTCGAATCCCAGCGCGCGGCCATCGAAGAGGCTGCCGAGAATGCCGACATCGATGTGTTCGCGGGCGTCGAGGCGAACATCGACGCCGATGGCGGGGTTTCGGTCGGCGACGGCGTTCTGGAGGCTCTCGACATCGTGGTCGCCTCACCGCACAGCGCGCTCGACGGCGACGGCACCGAGCGGGTCGTCAGCGCCATCGAACACCCACACGTCGATATCATCGGTCATCCGACCGGGCGCTACCTGAACCAGCGCAGCGGTCTGGACCTCGATTTCGAGCGGGTCGCCGCAGCGGCCGCCGAACACGACGTCGCGCTCGAAGTGAACGCGAACCCGCAACGGCTCGACCTCTCGGGCGGTGCGGTCCGGACGGCGATCGAGGCAGGAGCCACGGTCGTCATCGACACCGATGCCCATCGACCGGCGAACTACGACCTCCTCGGGTACGGGGTTCACACCGCCCGGCGCGGCTGGGTCGAAGCGGATAACGTGCTCAACACGCACGATTACGGCAGGGTACGGGAGTTTCTCGACGGGTAA
- a CDS encoding rhodanese-like domain-containing protein: MSDEITPDELESRLDGDEAIRVVDIRSSAAFERGHIPDSENVPFAELPRSVERFADAERIVTVCPHGKASLQAVQLLRSAEAIDDATVESLAGGLEAWDGPLDAAVERTTTDDRTATASDATDAPF; this comes from the coding sequence GTGAGCGACGAAATCACGCCCGACGAACTCGAATCCCGTCTCGATGGCGACGAAGCGATTCGCGTCGTCGACATCCGCTCGTCGGCTGCCTTCGAGCGCGGCCACATTCCCGACAGCGAGAACGTTCCTTTCGCCGAACTACCCCGGAGCGTCGAGCGCTTCGCCGACGCCGAGCGCATCGTGACCGTCTGTCCGCACGGCAAGGCAAGTTTGCAGGCCGTCCAGTTGCTCCGCTCGGCCGAAGCGATCGACGACGCCACCGTCGAGAGTCTCGCCGGCGGTCTCGAAGCGTGGGACGGCCCGCTCGACGCCGCCGTCGAACGCACGACCACCGACGACCGCACGGCCACCGCCAGCGACGCGACCGACGCGCCGTTCTGA